gagcattatttagcctccttggccacaagctagtatgacatggttggtaccaatggattccttaaaggtcccatatcatgctcattttcaggttcatacttttattttaggtttctactagaacatgtttacatgctgtaatgttcaaaaaacactttattttcctcatactgtctgtctgaacatacctgtatttaccctccgtctgaaacgctccgttttagtgcatttcaacggaatttcaaaggaattgcgttgctaggcaatagtttgggtccatgtttacttcctgtcagctgatgttattcacatccactgcaacaggaaataaactgggacacatttagaatgtttacgtttaaaaccgtgtaatggtctaaatattgtatatttgtgacatcacaagtggacagaaatcctaacggcttgtttcaaacacacaatttctgaatacaggctgcgtgtatttctccgtatattgagtgttttgatagtttaacagtatttataaagcacttaaacctggtttatgatataaaagacatgaaaatctcactttttacaatatgggacctttaatttctagtttcatatgatgcaagtatcttcactctagctttacaactctttacaacctaaaaatctaaagatgtgttaaagaaattaatggcgttaaaacaaatttgctttaactttgacagcctgaatttaaatcttaatttgggttgtgttcccctttaaaagcaGCCGATTCTCACATTCGAGAAGCTGGAAACATCTTTAATCAACTTATAGTTTCAGCTTTGATAACAATACATTATATTTTCTAGGTAAAACATGAATCTTTATCTGTAAAGCAACTAAAGCTGCCAAATATTTGAAGTGgggtaaaaaaaagtctctgaTATACAGTGGAGTAAAAGCAGATAAAACACTATAGACTCTGTGAGTGATCATACGACACTTTAATCAACGAACGCCACATAATCTCTGCTTAAATATCACGACCACTCAGTGGAAACTTTGCtatgcatctctctctcctccccagGCAGTATAGCTATCTGCATTATGGCACAGTTATGTAACTTTACAGGGTTACAGATGGACAACATCTGTCACAGCTGGACTGGCTTCGGCTTAGACGAGCATGATGTCATGTGTGATTTCTCTGAATTTATATAATTCTGCCACCGCCGAGTCACCTTTATAACCTTGTCCCCGTCGGCCGCTTGAAATCCATTAATTATTGATGGAGATTTTGTGGAAATTGCATGGATTTAAACAAAGGCGGATGCagcttttgttatttttctttttgcattagATATATATGTGgagtaagataagataaaattaacctttattaatccccagagggaaattcaggtttcaaagcagcaacatcagcaaacagagtgaaacacaggagaggtagaggtatacaaaaattataaaaacaataatagagatatgaaagatacagagtgaatgggtgaacatagtgtgcacagtccgtcaataaataaatggagtatgtgcaataaataaatgtaatatgtacattatGTGCAGTCTATACCAGCTGCAGCTGTTTGCAGGCAGAAGCTGAAATGCAGCAGTCGTGACATACATTTCTCTCCacgtcctttcaaaataaagcgaCTGCAGGGAGCAGCACATTTTGAGGGTCTGAACGCAgtcaccaaaaaaataaaactgtatCAGCTCTTGTGattgtttcctcctctcttaATAACGTTAATCTCTTTTGTACGGCTGATTACAGACAGTTGGGTGCTTTCCATTGAGAGgaaatgatgaagaggagggaggagggagggggaggaggagggaggaggtggtggtggtgggaggagggaggaagaggaggaggaggagggaggaggaggaggaagtggtggtgtagggaggaagaggaggaggagggggaggtggtggtggtgtagggaggaagagggaggaggagggagggggaggaagggggaggaggtggtggtggtgtagggaggaagaggaggaggaggaggaggaggaaggaagaggagaaggaggaggaggagggagggggaggaggtggtggtgtagggaggaagaggaggaggaggagggaggatgaggaaaaggaggaggaggagggagggggaggaggagggaggaggtggtggtggtatagggaggaagaggaggaggaggaggtggagggaggaagacgagggaggcgggaggaagaggagggaggaggaggaggaggagggaggcgggaggaagaggagggaggaggagggggaggaggtggtggtgtaggGAGGTAGAGGGAtgagaagggaggaggagggggtggatGGAGGAGGgatgagggaagaggaggaggaggaggtggaggagggaggagaagaaggaggaggaggagggaggaggaggaggaggaggaggaggaggaggagggaagaggtggtggtggtggtgtagggaggaagaggagaagggaggaggaggagggaggaggtggtggtggtggtgtagggaggaagaggagggaggaggaggaggaggaggaggagggaggaggaggaggaggaggtggtggtggtgctttCTCTCAccgcctcctccctcctccctcctcctcctctgcagagagctctctctcctctcgtcaTCCCCCGCCGCCTCCTGCAGGCTGAATATGGCTGCAGCGGAATCCCGTGATGTCACGTGGTTGCCGTGGCAACACGGGTGACGGGGGGAAGAAAAAATGGGCGTGACCTTCAGAGAAACCACGTGCTCCGTATATATAAACCGCGCTGGCTCGCGCAGTGTGGGCAGCAGCAGTTTGAGAGCGGAGCGCGAGGACAGTTGAAGCTTTGCTGGGTGTTCTGTTTATTAACGGTCGTGACGAAACTTGACGGTTAGAAAAGGATCCTACCGGAACTACTGTGGTTTCTTCATTTATTGGATATTATCAGTAACCATGGCGATGACTGAAGCTGGATGTGATCTGACTTACTGCAAGATGAGGGGGATTGTTACTGTTCTCACTGGTGAGCCACTATTCATCATACCCATCACTGAAGATGCTTATGTATTGATTAGTGaaatttattgattattatttattgaagaCAAACAGCTGTCAAGAGATGAATTTAACCTCagagtaaagtgtttttttgttttataatatatatatatatatatatatatatgtgtatatgtatatatataaatatatattttttacatatatatatacacacacatatacatatatatatatatacacatatatatatacatatatatgtgtatatatatatatatgtgtatatatatgtatatatatacacatatatatacatatatatgtatatatgtatatatatatatatatatatagaaatatcgAAAGAAATCTGCcttaaaatcaaaaaaaaaaaatgttggtgtAATAAAGATCTGGGATGGAAAAATatctttgtatgtatatatatatatatatatatatatatttatatttatatttatatttatatttagggACAAATTTGTAGAAATATCACAAGAAAATCTGGGAAAGAAACTGTTGGTGTAATAATAAAGATCTGGGGTGTAAAATGCTTTGTTGGCATCCCATGTTATGGTATCTGAATGGGTGACCTGAGAGGTTGCATAACGTATAAGCCCGCAGCATTAGAGGTCCATGCACACACGCAAACCTGCCCTATAACAGGATATTTGGAGCAGAGGGATTacagctatatatatattctaccCTAATCATGTGTGGTGAGTGATATTTAAACCATGAATTAAtgtctattctctctctcccttttgcAGCCTTCATCAAGGAGAGAAAAATGGGGTTGAATGACTTCATCCAGAAGCTGGTGTCGACCCCACATATCTGCCAACAGtgagtattttttattataaagataaatagatTTGGATTGATTAAAAGGAGCATCTGTGGCTCTATATTTATTCCTGATCATTAGCCCATTCATGATGATTtcatgttgttattatatatatatatatatatatatatatatatatatatatatatatatatcttgttgtaattgtttgtttgggttttttgcctcttcctgcactgtatattattctttttttttttttatgttgtgtagtcttaaattgtgcaaaataaataaacaaaataaacaaacatgatcAGTAGTGTGGCTAATCCAATCAGCCATTTGAGTTTGGCAGGACATTCTGTTATAAAAGCATAATCTGGGTCCAAGTAGCCAAGTGCAAGAATAGTCCTTTCATGACAAGCCTGTTAACAACCTCCCTATAGCACTGCCTAATCACCTTTACAGCAAATCCCCTGTGTTCCCTAGACAAGGGATCAACTCAGTTATTACATGATACCTGGCCTCGTCCCAATCAACTCAACAAGGTCGGGGTCTGGTGGTGCTGCTGTTTAAGATAAAGAAACCAAAAACCTGCGTGCTATAGCTATAAATCTGTCTCCTTCAGAAGGGAAGGTCGTCTGATCTGGACCCGCTGAGTCCTGCAGAGCCGGTCTGAACCCTCTTGTCACGGGTCAGCGGCTTAAGCTTTTTTTCTCAGGACAGGTTAGGCTGTTACATGTTAGGTGACTGTGTCCTAAACTTGACCTGTCTGGATGTTTCAGACGGTCATTCACAGCAGGGAACGTTCATTCAGCTTATTAAAAAAGTCAGCTGAAACTTAATCTTATAACCATctctatgtttttttctttccccagTGTTGAAGTTAACAACTTCCTGAAGATTGATGAGAATCAAAACGAGGAGGTTGAAAATGAACTTCCTGACAGTCCGGTAAGCAGAAACTGTTAACTGACAATCTGACTCATTTTCTTTCCACAATATGTCAATGTACATATAATAAATTTCTCCATTTCGTATCTTTCAGATGTACCTAAATTCACGAAGTTCACTGGCTGAGGACACTCAGTAAGTAGCCTTatataaacttatttattttaaatgtacacAGCAGCAATTTAGTAAAAATATGTGTCAGTAAAAATCCTAATCATATTCTTGTTTCTCTACATTATAGGATCAAACCCTGTGATTTTGACTACCTCAAAATCATCGGCAAAGGCAGCTTTGGAAAGGTCAGTCCGTCTAACTTCTTCTTTGTGTAACTAACTTGTCTTATCTGCTCACGCCTGTCACGGCTGTTAACGCCATCACTGATGCAAATGTTTGCTCTTTAAACAGGTTCTGCTGGCTCGACACAAGGAGTCCACCAAATATTACGCGGTCAAAGTGCTACAGAAGAAAATCATCATGAAGAAGAAAGAGGTGTGTTTTCATATCATATCGTGAACTATGAGTAAAACTGCAAAGATCAACACCTCAGTTCATATTTCTGTCAAATACAGCATTATAATCAATTTGATATATTCCTTCCAGCAAAAGCATATCATGGCTGAGCGTAGTGTGCTGATGAAGAACATCAAGCATCCCTTCCTGGTGGGCCTGCACTACTCCTTCCAGACTACTGACAAGCTCTACTTTGTACTTGACTACGTTAACGGTGGAGAGGTGAGTTCAAAATCTCAAAACGCCCAGAAATCAGGTCAGAATATATACAAGTATATGATGTTGACAGATGTTTGTCTGTTTCCTCTCCAGCTGTTCTATCATCTCCAGAGAGAGCGGATCTTCCTGGAGCCCAGAGCCAGGTTCTACGCTGCGGAAATTGCAAGTGCACTTGGCTACCTCCACTCCCTGCACATTGTGTACAGGTAAAGAGCGATCCCACAGCACCCCCTTATGGACATTTGTGAACATGATCTgtgctgaactgaactgaaggaGGAAGTTTATAGGAGTAACTTTAAAcaacctttcttcttcttcttcttctttagggACCTGAAGCCTGAAAACATCCTGTTAGACTCATCGGGCCATATTGTCCTCACAGACTTTGGCCTCTGCAAAGAAGGCGTTGAGGCCAACGGTACAACAACAACCTTCTGCGGGACGCCAGAGGTACAAAACAAATCTCTAAACTTTCATACATCCTTATTATTCTAATTCTAATCGTCGGACATGAGTTGACTCTTTCTTGTCGCTTTCCTCTCAGTACTTGGCCCCTGAGGTTCTCCAGAAGCAGGCGTACGACCGCACAGTTGACT
This Sebastes fasciatus isolate fSebFas1 chromosome 17, fSebFas1.pri, whole genome shotgun sequence DNA region includes the following protein-coding sequences:
- the LOC141753784 gene encoding serine/threonine-protein kinase Sgk1 isoform X1; protein product: MAMTEAGCDLTYCKMRGIVTVLTAFIKERKMGLNDFIQKLVSTPHICQHVEVNNFLKIDENQNEEVENELPDSPMYLNSRSSLAEDTQIKPCDFDYLKIIGKGSFGKVLLARHKESTKYYAVKVLQKKIIMKKKEQKHIMAERSVLMKNIKHPFLVGLHYSFQTTDKLYFVLDYVNGGELFYHLQRERIFLEPRARFYAAEIASALGYLHSLHIVYRDLKPENILLDSSGHIVLTDFGLCKEGVEANGTTTTFCGTPEYLAPEVLQKQAYDRTVDWWCLGSVLYEMLYGLPPFYSRNTAEMYNNILHKSPVLKPNVSNAGRELLEGLLQKDRTKRLGVKDDFLELKFHSFFSPINWEDLMAKKITPPFIPSVSGPTDLRHFDTEFTHMPVSSSLCNDSLTVSSSVKEAAGAFPGFSYGPPGEFM
- the LOC141753784 gene encoding serine/threonine-protein kinase Sgk1 isoform X2 — its product is MKTGKKSFIAFIKERKMGLNDFIQKLVSTPHICQHVEVNNFLKIDENQNEEVENELPDSPMYLNSRSSLAEDTQIKPCDFDYLKIIGKGSFGKVLLARHKESTKYYAVKVLQKKIIMKKKEQKHIMAERSVLMKNIKHPFLVGLHYSFQTTDKLYFVLDYVNGGELFYHLQRERIFLEPRARFYAAEIASALGYLHSLHIVYRDLKPENILLDSSGHIVLTDFGLCKEGVEANGTTTTFCGTPEYLAPEVLQKQAYDRTVDWWCLGSVLYEMLYGLPPFYSRNTAEMYNNILHKSPVLKPNVSNAGRELLEGLLQKDRTKRLGVKDDFLELKFHSFFSPINWEDLMAKKITPPFIPSVSGPTDLRHFDTEFTHMPVSSSLCNDSLTVSSSVKEAAGAFPGFSYGPPGEFM